DNA sequence from the Calditrichota bacterium genome:
TATGAACTGGGAATTTGTGTTTGAGAATTACTTTGAGTGCATTCCGGGTTATTTCGTATTTCTCTTCCATTTGAAGATAGGGTTCTGTGGCCGAAGATAAAGCTATAATTCCATATTGATTTTTTTTAGCCCGATTTGCCAGTTGCCTGTCTAATAATTCAATCGCATTTATTTTAACGGAAAGGCTTTTTTCAAGATTGTTGCCATACTTGCTTCCACGGATGTAGCAGTAAAGGCAGTTGAATGAGCAGGCGCTGTAGGGATTAAAAGTATAGTCATCTAAAAACCAGCTATCACGTTTTTTAGATTTGTTGAGTACAGATTTAACATGAATCTCTTTTGCCATAAGGGGTTGCTTAAACTTTGGAGGGATTATCAAGCTTTCGGTCTTCACGAATCTCACCAATATGATAATGAGCAATTATTTCTTCAATCAAATCATTATTTATATAATACCATTCACTAACATTCAACGCAAAATCGCCTTGTTTTGCCGTGTAGCGCACACAGGCCTTCTTTTCGGAATAGATCTCATCGTGGATTTCAAAACTATAACCCAGAAATTTATCTTTATTTTCTTGTACCAGGCTAATATAATTCTCTTTGCCTTCTGTGGTCCCAAAAGGGCTAGTGTGCTTGAATTTTTCTGACACTGGTAAGTTGAGGAAATCGCCATCTTCCCATTTATCAAACCACACTTTAACAAGGTTTTGTGTTTCTTTGCCCATGAAGATGTTTCCAGGTTAATTTGATTTTACAAAATTGGATCGGGACAGAACTCTTTGCGTTTACAATCTTTGCAAAAACCTCCCATCCACACTTCATCAAATTGCTTCATTATAGAATCAATAAACGCAGGATCCGTTGTGACAATTCCAGATTCAAAATTGCGCTTATCTTTACTTTTCATCCCCAATCCCGCGCTGGTAAGGTTAGCTGATCCGGAATAAGCAAGTTCTCCATCGATAACAATTTGTTTAAAATGAACCCTGGGGCATAATTGCATTTCTATGCTTTCCCACAATCTGGGATATTTATCAAAACTTTTTCTAAAATTTGGGCCGGGCTCTTTTGCGTGTAGAATGCGGATGGCAACATTTTTTTTTATCAGCGAGTTAAGGACAGCCAAAAATGAAACAACAGAACTACCCTGACGCACATGCATATCTTTAATGTCAGCAGTGGCGATCCAGACAAAATTATTTGCTTGTGCAATGGGTTCAATGGCTTCTTTGTAAAGCTCATCGTTTATGATAAATTTGGTGATCATACTTCCGGTGAGAATGTTTAGGTTTTTTCATGGTAACGGTTGGTATAAGGATAGTAACGGACTGAAATGTACTTGCTTTTCGGTTTAGCACTTAGCCAAAATTTATAATTATACCGTTATCTTTCTTTAAACCATCAAATTGTAATTTGGCGGACTTTGTTAATATGTACCAACTTTGAATTTGGCACTTAACCCTTATTATTTTTATACATTGTTGTGCGTTCGTTATTTTTATATTTATTCCATTTTTTCACATACCCATTGAATAAGTATGGATAAACA
Encoded proteins:
- a CDS encoding phospholipase, translated to MTKFIINDELYKEAIEPIAQANNFVWIATADIKDMHVRQGSSVVSFLAVLNSLIKKNVAIRILHAKEPGPNFRKSFDKYPRLWESIEMQLCPRVHFKQIVIDGELAYSGSANLTSAGLGMKSKDKRNFESGIVTTDPAFIDSIMKQFDEVWMGGFCKDCKRKEFCPDPIL
- a CDS encoding nuclear transport factor 2 family protein; the protein is MGKETQNLVKVWFDKWEDGDFLNLPVSEKFKHTSPFGTTEGKENYISLVQENKDKFLGYSFEIHDEIYSEKKACVRYTAKQGDFALNVSEWYYINNDLIEEIIAHYHIGEIREDRKLDNPSKV